The genomic interval CTTTACAAAAGATAGTTTTGTAAGCATTTAAGAACTATTTTTGCAAAACCAAATTAATCCATTTTTTGAAAGACGATTTAGAAAAATATATCAAACTGTGCATGAAAAATGACAGAGAGGGACAACTGAAAATATATCAGTTGTTCTCTCCTGTTTTATATGGTATCTGTTTGAAATATATGAAAAATGAAGACGATGCTAAGGATGTCTTTCAGGAAGCATTTGTTATTGTTTTTCAAAAAATCAGTCAATACAAATTTGAAGGAAGTTTTGAAGGCTGGCTAAAACGGATTTTTATCAATAAACTGATTGAAACTTTAAATAAGAAGAAAAAAGAAAGTTTCTTCCTTGATGTTTTTGACCCCGATACCGATTTTGTTGAAGAAGAAGAACTGGAAGTTATCCCGATAGAACAGGAAAAACTACTGGAATATATAAGGGATTTACCTGATCAATACCGAACGGTTTTTAACCTTTACGTTTTTGAAAAAAAGAAACACAAAGAGATTGCCGAATTATTAAAAATCTCCGAAGGAACATCAAAATCAAATTTGAACAGAGCCAAGCACATTTTGCAAAAAAGAATACTACAGAGTAAAAAAAATTTTAAGATAGCATGAAGAAGCAAAAAATAGAAGATATTTTTTCATCAATGGAAGACTTTTCGAGTGTTCCGCCTCCTGAATTGTGGGGTCAAATTGAAGAAAAACTAGATAAACCTAAAAAGAAGAAGAGA from Flavobacterium sp. carries:
- a CDS encoding sigma-70 family RNA polymerase sigma factor, with amino-acid sequence MKDDLEKYIKLCMKNDREGQLKIYQLFSPVLYGICLKYMKNEDDAKDVFQEAFVIVFQKISQYKFEGSFEGWLKRIFINKLIETLNKKKKESFFLDVFDPDTDFVEEEELEVIPIEQEKLLEYIRDLPDQYRTVFNLYVFEKKKHKEIAELLKISEGTSKSNLNRAKHILQKRILQSKKNFKIA